The window CCATTAAAACATCCATTCGTGCATATCGGTGGTGGTGCTATGAAATGGGACTTCGGCTTTACCATGCCCATCGAAACCCAGAACGCAATGAGATATGCCGGTGTCATGGACAAAGAACCTGTTTGTGGTTGGCACGAATCTAAAATTCGATTGATGTCACCAATATACAGTAGACCCATCGTTCACCAGAACGTGGTCGGAATAGGGGAAAGTGTTGGCGCGGTTAGTCCCAACAACGGCGCTGGCATCCTGCCGGGTATCATGTCAGCGAGACTCCTTGCTGACCATATACAGGACAGCAGTTCCAATGTCTTAGTTGGAGAACCGGGTTATTGGAAACGGTTGTATGAGATGGACCTGATCAAGATGTTCGGTTTTTTAGATAGGGAGACCGAGATCATCAAAAAGCTAATCAATCGTAAGCGGGTAGGTATTAGAGACTACATTTGCCTGTATCACAACACCCGGTACTTCGGAATGTACCCTGGGATAAAAGATGTGCTTATCACCCTTAAATCGGTTGGCGCGAGGTTTTTATGAAAGATTTAAATAGTTATATAACAAAAACGAGAAGAAACATAGATACGAGGATGAAGCACCTGGTCCCTCCTAATCTATATGAACTCACCACGGGCGGTAAGAAGCTACGCAGCATCCTGTGCTATCTCGTATATGATTCACTTACCGGGTACAAGTCACCAGCGTCCATGCGGGCTCGGGCAATTGACCTGGCGTGCTCTGTAGAGGTCGTGCATAGTGTGACCCTCGCAGCAGACGACATCATCGATGACGACGAGATGCGCAGAGGCAAACCGTCACTGCATACGCTGAAGGGATTCTCGATAGCGTTCCTCGAGGTTCTCAGCGGTATATCGTTCCCGTATCAAATGGTGGCTCCTTATGGACAGGAGTACGTCCGCGCGGTGTCAAAGGTACAGCAAGATATGTGCTACGGCGTCTTGAAAGAGATCACAAAAGACCTGCCGGCAACGCGCATTTATGAGATCGTGAACGACAAGAAGACGGGGGCTCTGTTTTCCCTGTCGGCGCGGTTCGGGGCAATGGCAGCGAATGCATCAGATGACGACGTAGAGCGGATGAGTAAGTTTGGTCTTCATCTCGGTCGCGCATATCAGATTGCTGACGACATCGATGATTTTATCAATGTTGTCTCATTGAAGAAGACCCCCGATGCTATCACGGGGACCGAATTTATACTCCTCCGGGGTCTGAAGATCGACGAGATCCTGAAGGAATGGGGCAACGACGTCGCCAATGGAAAACTGGACATCGC is drawn from Candidatus Zixiibacteriota bacterium and contains these coding sequences:
- a CDS encoding polyprenyl synthetase family protein, with translation MKDLNSYITKTRRNIDTRMKHLVPPNLYELTTGGKKLRSILCYLVYDSLTGYKSPASMRARAIDLACSVEVVHSVTLAADDIIDDDEMRRGKPSLHTLKGFSIAFLEVLSGISFPYQMVAPYGQEYVRAVSKVQQDMCYGVLKEITKDLPATRIYEIVNDKKTGALFSLSARFGAMAANASDDDVERMSKFGLHLGRAYQIADDIDDFINVVSLKKTPDAITGTEFILLRGLKIDEILKEWGNDVANGKLDIAKLSQTKQLFQLYELLATLNRRLDIELERAVEVLDGFDGRDVLQKYLIYCIPR